In one Colletotrichum destructivum chromosome 2, complete sequence genomic region, the following are encoded:
- a CDS encoding Putative diphthamide synthase domain, YjgF/YER057c/UK114 family, RutC-like superfamily, producing MSSEQLNVIALVSGGKDSFFSALHCQRNGHRLVALANLFPAAPVSAGSNTSPATVVYKPNGDHVKVAKKQREEGNEAGKGADDDVDLNSFMYQTVGHQVIPLYADATGLPLYRQPIYGGAKYDGRDYDSQAASSRNGDADETESMVPLLRAIMADYPEANALCAGAILSTYQRTRVESVALRLGLTPLAYLWKYPTLPPVVPGVVEDAQLLHDMAAAGLDARVIKVASAGLDDDFLWEKVSSISGASRVKRALRKFGAAEGSVIGEGGEFETLVLDGPPSLFHKAIEVPECGRRVVREGGGTSWLSFQGASVREKPAPDTDMGESCSSPRVPDVLDPRFRSLLDSPPQPEEGLSENDFAKGDGTTSALSKAPSNDIHWYLDARAGPGQSLSVEQQTEEIVRQVRERLATHSPPLPTTAITNTIIALNSMSDFPVVNKIYSKLFQHPNPPSRVTISCGDLQEGSAINIHLTVKPRLGHRGRNGLHVQSRSYWAPANIGPYSQAIDVPLIVQGGSLSRDGQETISTGTRSVTIAGQIPLVPASMVLPVQKTGNLEMQVVLSLQHLWRIAAEMKVQLWTSAVAYFPQTPEDANKRRQSRLAAAAWKGAHAPDEDEDADNEGGPDLWDRKFNPAYMSLGDDASAPPKLPDWSAVKGVAEEVDGGDGRKPVPPFFAVEVEELPRQAGVEWHAHLGISGLAPSSVEYQTFNLEPSDGEPFYRRVCHFVVSGRLVHTTISWLARRGRGVRSPSSLSDVGEWMRRAYLKSIGSEQSASEAGFPYLMYLNVPGCPFTAAAPADVGKKLERMTAYVKAKSIYDENGEFILAIGLWK from the coding sequence ATGTCATCCGAACAGCTGAACGTCATCGCATTGGTCTCGGGCGGTAAGGACAGTTTCTTCTCCGCCCTGCACTGCCAGAGGAACGGGCACCggctcgtcgccctcgccaaccTCTTCCCGGCCGCCCCTGTCAGCGCCGGTTCCAACACCAGCCCGGCGACCGTCGTTTACAAGCCCAACGGGGATCACGTGAAGGTTGCCAAGAAGCAGCGCGAGGAAGGAAATGAGGCTGGGAAAGgggccgatgacgacgtcgacctgaATAGTTTCATGTACCAGACCGTCGGCCATCAGGTCATCCCCTTGTATGCCGACGCCACGGGTCTGCCGCTCTACCGCCAGCCCATCTACGGAGGCGCCAAGTACGATGGCAGAGACTACGACTCGCAGGCCGCCTCGTCGCGAAATGGCGACGCGGATGAGACGGAGAGCATGGTGCCGCTCCTCcgcgccatcatggccgactACCCGGAGGCTAATGCGCTGTGTGCGGGAGCGATCCTGTCAACGTACCAGCGGACACGAGTGGAATCCGTCGCGCTGCGCCTGGGCCTTACGCCGCTGGCATATCTCTGGAAGTACCCCACGCTGCCCCCGGTCGTCCCGGgagtcgtcgaggacgcccagCTGCTTCACgacatggccgccgccggactGGACGCGAGGGTCATCAAGGTCGCGAGCGCGGGGCTCGATGACGACTTTTTGTGGGAGAAGGTGAGTAGCATATCGGGCGCCTCTCGTGTGAAACGTGCCCTGAGAAAGTTTGGCGCTGCCGAGGGTTCCGTCATtggcgagggaggcgagTTCGAGACGCTCGTGCTCGACGGCCCGCCCAGTTTGTTCCACAAGGCCATTGAGGTGCCCGAGTGCGGTAGACGGGTCGTCAGGGAAGGCGGCGGGACGTCGTGGTTGAGCTTCCAAGGGGCAAGTGTCCGAGAAAAGCCGGCCCCTGACACGGACATGGGAGAAAGCTGCTCCTCGCCCCGAGTCCCAGACGTCTTGGATCCGAGGTTTCGATCCTTGCTGGACTCGCCGCCTCAACCCGAGGAAGGCCTGTCCGAAAACGACTTTGCGAAAGGCGACGGCACGACCTCGGCATTGTCCAAAGCTCCTTCCAACGACATTCACTGGTATCTAGACGCCAGAGCGGGACCGGGTCAGAGCCTGTCCGTCGAGCAACAGACTGAAGAGATAGTCCGGCAAGTTCGGGAGCGCCTCGCTACACATTCTCCGCCGTTGCCCACGAcggccatcaccaacaccatcatcgccctgAATTCCATGTCGGATTTCCCCGTGGTCAACAAGATCTACAGCAAGCTGTTTCAGCATCCCAACCCCCCATCTCGCGTAACCATCTCTTGTGGCGATCTCCAGGAGGGGAGTGCGATCAACATCCATCTGACGGTCAAGCCGCGCCTGGGACATCGCGGGCGCAATGGCCTCCACGTCCAGTCACGGTCCTACTGGGCGCCTGCCAACATCGGTCCGTACAGCCAGGCCATTGACGTGCCCCTGATTGTTCAAGGGGGGTCTCTGTCTCGGGACGGGCAGGAAACTATCTCTACCGGGACCAGATCGGTGACGATCGCAGGGCAGATTCCGCTCGTACCGGCGAGCATGGTCTTGCCTGTCCAGAAGACAGGCAACTTGGAAATGCAAGTCGTCCTGTCCCTGCAGCATCTCTGGCGCATAGCCGCTGAGATGAAGGTACAGCTCTGGACCAGCGCAGTTGCGTACTTCCCGCAGACACCGGAAGATGCGAACAAGAGACGCCAAAGTCGGCTCGCTGCCGCAGCTTGGAAGGGCGCGCACGCccccgacgaagacgaggacgcggacAACGAAGGCGGGCCGGATCTGTGGGATCGAAAGTTCAACCCGGCGTACATGTCACTCGGAGACGACGCCTCGGCGCCTCCGAAACTCCCAGACTGGTCCGCCGTCAAGGGCGTGGCCGAAGAGGTTGACGGGGGAGATGGCAGGAAGCCGGTGCCTCCTTTCTtcgcggtcgaggtcgaggagctccccCGGCAGGCCGGCGTGGAATGGCACGCTCATCTGGGTATCTCGGGTctcgcgccgtcgtcggtcgaGTACCAGACCTTCAACCTCGAGCCGTCGGACGGGGAACCCTTTTACAGACGCGTCTGCCATTTCGTAGTCTCGGGTAGGCTAGTCCATACGACTATATCCTGGCTCGCGAGGCGCGGCCGGGGCGTCCGCTCGCCGTCTTCCCTCTCCGACGTGGGTGAGTGGATGAGGCGTGCGTACCTGAAGTCCATAGGCAGCGAGCAGAGCGCTTCAGAGGCCGGGTTCCCGTACCTGATGTACCTGAACGTGCCGGGATGTCCGTTtacggccgcggcgcctGCCGATGTCGGGAAGAAGTTGGAGCGAATGACGGCGTACGTCAAGGCCAAGTCTATCTACGACGAGAACGGAGAGTTTATTCTTGCTATTGGTTTGTGGAAGTAG
- a CDS encoding Putative Zinc finger C2H2-type yields the protein MDATMMTAQAMGQAPFLYYRPEQKPDTSRHRGHFSQQPNMHQHQHQHMAMYPMVPTLPSTPIYSRPNSSCSQLMGPTLYSNGPANMTPMASPQAMSHKPAIMLETEMGDDGLYFPSTPPLSTCGSTISSPNNSCELLQTPMNPMFSGLDGFDGLDGFKETLEVPENLAIDWNSCGSPPMTPVYLQNQAGNAASLSTNTSDLLSTASCPSLSPSPSPYARSVASEQDLDFCDPRNLTVAAAPNTSNPTLAPEYSAFTLGDELRGEVSAKTAPTSAPSHQNFDFNPAIPHGLPAFEDLSDLESEDDFVNGLVNLGDANSAEVRRPRACTGSSVVSLGHASFIGGEEFNFDEADISTPACLPSPSSSCVDDCHQGKRRRVMKQESRNSTPAMNSTAGSSQAAGSEQRSDSQAPASEANSSSDSESASAPVPAPVNRRGRKQSLTEDPSKTFVCELCNRRFRRQEHLKRHYRSLHTGEKPFECHECGKKFSRSDNLSQHARTHGSGAIVMELDESGVHSFDHGMMGHPEDYHTLGKVLFQCAAEIPGSASELSSEEDNGKKKRKRSD from the exons ATGGACgcaacgatgatgacggcccAGGCAATGGGACAAGCCCCGTTCCTCTACTACCGTCCGGAACAAAAGCCCGACACGTCTAGGCACCGCGGCCACTTCTCCCAGCAGCCCAACatgcaccagcaccagcatcagcacATGGCCATGTACCCCATGGTCCCGACcctgccgtcgacgcccatCTATTCGCGCCCCAACTCGTCTTGCTCACAGCTCATGGGCCCCACGCTGTACAGCAATGGTCCCGCGAACATGACCCCCATGGCCTCGCCTCAAGCCATGAGCCACAAGCCCGCCATTATGCTCGAGACGGAAATgggtgacgacggcctctacttcccgtcgacgccgcccttgtcgacGTGCGGCAGCACCATCAGCAGTCCCAACAACAGCTGCGAGCTCCTCCAGACACCCATGAACCCCATGTTCTCTGGACTGGACGGCTTCGACGGTCTGGATGGTTTCAAGGAGACGCTGGAAGTGCCCGAGAACCTCGCTATCGACTGGAACAGCTGCGGATCTCCTCCCATGACCCCTG TTTACCTCCAAAATCAAGCAGGCAATGCCGCCTCGCTTAGCACCAACACTAGCGACCTCCTTTCCACAGCATCTTGCCCTTCACTTtctccctcaccctcaccgTATGCCAGGTCGGTCGCCTCCGAACAGGATCTTGACTTTTGCGACCCGCGCAACCTCActgtcgctgctgctcccaACACGTCCAATCCGACCTTGGCGCCCGAGTACTCAGCCTTCACTCTTGGTGACGAGCTCAGGGGGGAAGTCTCTGCCAAGACCGCTCCTACTTCTGCCCCCTCTCACCAGAACTTTGACTTCAACCCTGCCATTCCTCACGGCCTCCCCGCCTTCGAGGACCTGTCTGACTTGGAGTCCGAAGACGACTTCGTCAACGGCCTGGTCAACCTTGGCGACGCGAACTCTGCCGAGgtccgccgccctcgcgccTGCACCGGCTCCAGCGTAGTCTCACTCGGCCACGCCAGCTTCATCGGTGGTGAAGAATTCAACtttgacgaggccgacatcTCCACCCCGGCTTGCCTTCCCAGCCCCTCGTCATCTTGTGTCGACGACTGCCACCAGGGCAAGCGTCGCAGGGTCATGAAGCAGGAAAGCCGCAACTCAACGCCCGCCATGAACTCTACCGCCGGCTCTTCTCAGGCCGCCGGCAGCGAGCAGAGATCCGACAGCCAAGCCCCCGCCTCCGAGGCCAACAGCTCGTCCGACTCAGAGTCGGCGTCTGCTCCCGTCCCCGCGCCCGTCAACCGCCGCGGTCGCAAGCAGTCGCTCACCGAGGACCCTTCCAAGACCTTCGTCTGCGAGCTCTGCAACCGCCGCTTCCGTCGCCAGGAGCACCTTAAGCGTCACTATCGCTCCCTCCACACGGGTGAGAAGCCCTTTGAGTGCCACGAGTGCGGCAAGAAATTCTCCCGCAGCGACAATCTCTCCCAGCACGCCAGAACCCACGGCAGCGGCGCTATCGTCATGGAGCTTGACGAGTCGGGCGTTCACTCCTTCGATCACGGCATGATGGGCCACCCCGAGGACTACCATACTCTTGGCAAGGTCCTCTTCCAAtgcgccgccgagatcccCGGAAGCGCCAGCGAGCTCTCTTCGGAAGAAGACaacggcaagaagaagcgcaagcgcTCGGACTGA
- a CDS encoding Putative AAA+ ATPase domain, helicase SMUBP-2/Hcs1, Helicase superfamily 1/2, ATP-binding protein — MSASEPLSVPSFATTQLTLLSAELAAEVAESSALVSHHAPTALQRAGLALPNLVVGARRTGLGGRTVLELGPDPAVSSELPDHGLRPGDIVLVSEQPTGNAKKKEVKELESKGARGVVTRVRNETVGVAVDEGKGEEREFGGRVWIVKVADDVTYRRMSQTMERLEKMTESEYSAFMRVLFGLSSPSPVPRDLASDSDLSKIQWIDPSLNDSQKDAIRFALASREVALIHGPPGTGKTHTLIELILQLIKLDLRILVCGPSNISVDNIVERLAPHKIPILRLGHPARLLPSVLAHSLDVLTQTSEAGAIVKDVRAEMDAKQASIKKTRNGREKRQIYADLKELRKEFRERERRCVSNLIRESKVVLATLHGAGGQQLRDQQFDVVIIDEASQALEAQCWVPLLSAKKAVCAGDHLQLPPTIKSLNFKLKAAALPKEAAGKQIKGMTLETTLFDRLLALHGSSIKRMLTTQYRMHEKIMRFPSDELYGGKLIAAEAVKERLLKELPYEVEDTEDTNEPLVFIDTQGGDYPEKSEDDDKDAVKKAKFSLHGESKSNEMEAALVRQHVQKLVDAGVKPEDIAVVTPYNAQLAVLAHLKERFPGIELGSVDGFQGREKEAVIVSLVRSNSDGEVGFLGEKRRLNVAMTRPKRSLTVIGDSETVKRGSNFLKRWMDFLEENADLRYPDLLSLQGS, encoded by the exons ATGTCAGCATCGGAGCCCCTCTCCGTCCCCTCCTTCGCAACGACGCAGCTCACCCTTCTctccgccgagctcgccgccgaggttgccgagTCCTCGGCCCTTGTCTCTCACCACGCCCCCACCGCCCTGCAACGCGCgggcctcgccctccccaatctcgtcgtcggcgcccgccgcaccggtctcggcggccgcaCCGTCCTCGAACTTGGCCCCGACCCGGCCGTGTCCTCGGAGCTTCCCGACcacggcctccgccccggcGACATTGTCTTGGTCTCCGAGCAGCCCACCGGGAatgccaagaagaaggaggtgAAGGAGCTTGAGAGCAAAGGCGCGCGAGGCGTCGTCACGAGGGTGCGCAATGAGACAGttggcgtcgccgttgacgagggcaagggggaggagagggagtTTGGCGGGCGGGTTTGGAtcgtcaaggtcgccgacgaTGTCACGTACCGGAG GATGAGCCAAACCATGGAGAGGCTTGAGAAAATGACCGAATCCGAGTACAGTGCATTCATGCgcgtcctcttcggcctctcGAGCCCGTCTCCCGTGCCCCGAGACCTGGCATCAGACTCGGACCTCTCCAAGATCCAATGGATCGACCCTTCGCTTAACGACTCCCAAAAGGACGCCATCCGGTTCGCGCTGGCATCGCGAGAAGTGGCTCTCATCCACGGCCCACCGGGT actGGCAAAACCCACACCCTTATCGAGCTGATTCTCCAGCTGATCAAACTCGATCTCCGCATCCTCGTCTGCGGGCCCTCCAACATCTCTGTTGACAACAtcgtcgagcgcctcgcGCCACACAAGATTCCcatcctccgcctcggccacccGGCCCGCCTGCTCCCCAGCGTCCTCGCCCACTCTCTCGACGTGCTGACACAGACCTCCGAGGCTGGGGCCATCGTCAAGGACGTCCGGGCCGAGATGGATGCGAAACAGGCCTCTATCAAGAAGACCCGCAATGGCCGCGAGAAGCGCCAGATCTACGCCGATCTCAAGGAGCTGCGCAAGGAGTTccgcgagcgcgagcgcCGCTGTGTCAGCAACCTCATCCGTGAGAGCAAGGTGGTGCTGGCAACACTGCACGGCGCCGGAGGGCAGCAGCTCCGAGACCAGCAGTTCGACGTTGTTATCATCGACGAGGCAAGccaggcgctcgaggcgcaGTGCTGGGTGCCCTTGttgtcggcgaagaaggccgtctgTGCCGGCGATCATCTGCAGCTCCCACCGACGATCAAGTCGCTGAACTTTAAGCTGAAGGCTGCGGCGCTACCGAAAGAGGCCGCGGGCAAACAGATCAAGGGCATGACGTTAGAAACAACCCTGTTTGACAGGCTACTCGCTCTGCATGGGTCATCCATCAAACGTATGCTGACCACGCAGTACCGTATGCACGAGAAGATCATGAGGTTCCCGTCAGACGAGCTCTACGGGGGAAAGCTCATCGCTGCAGAAGCAGTCAAGGAACGTCTCCTGAAAGAACTACCGTACGAAGTTGAGGATACCGAAGATACGAACGAACCGTTGGTCTTTATTGACACGCAAGGCGGCGACTACCCTGAGAAGAGTGAGGATGACGATAAGGACGCTGTCAAGAAGGCAAAGTTCAGTCTGCATGGGGAGAGCAAGAGCAACGAGATGGAAGCGGCGTTGGTGCGCCAGCATGTGCAGAAACTGGTCGACGCTGGAGTCAAGCCGGAGGATATCGCCGTCGTGACCCCTTACAACGCCCAG CTCGCCGTTCTAGCGCACCTAAAGGAGCGGTTCCCGGGCATTGAGCTAGGCAGCGTGGACGGCTTCCAGGGccgcgagaaggaggcggtCATCGTCAGCCTGGTACGGAGCAACTCTGATGGAGAAGTAGGGTTCCTCGGCGAGAAGCGTCGGTTGAATG TGGCAATGACACGACCCAAACGCTCCTTGACGGTGATAGGGGACTCGGAGACGGTCAAGAG AGGCAGCAACTTCCTCAAGCGATGGATGGACTTCCTTGAAGAAAACGCCGACCTGCGT